CGAAGGAACACCATCTCCGTGTACCTCGTCTTTTAATTCTGTCGCCGCCAAAGTCAAAACATCAGGAAACTGTGCCGAAATTTCTGCCATTGTTTGTAAAGGAGGTTGACCTGATAAATTGGCGCTGGTGGTTACAAGAGGACCTGTTTGCGCCAAGATAGTCTGGGCAATTCTACAATTAGGCACTCGAATTCCAATTGTCCTGTCAGGAGTAAGCTTATCCTTGTGAGGATCGCAATCTCCATCAGAAATAGAAATTATTTCTTGTGGTACTCGCTTGGAGGCAGGTAACACCAAAGTCAGTGTTCCTGGCCAATATTTCTTGGCAAGTCCGTGCCAAATTTCATACTCTTGGTCACTACCCGTGGTGAAAGACCAGATTTCTTCAGCAGTCGCTGCCATTAAGATTAAGGGTTTATCTCGACTGCGCTGCTTAGCTGCGTAAATTAACTCTCCTTGTTCGGGTATTGCTGCCAATGCCGGAACAGTATCTGTAGGAAAGCTCACCAATTTACCAGCACGTGCGCCTAAGATAAGGGTGTCTAAAGAAACTTGCATGAACAAAACTCAGAAT
This portion of the Brasilonema sennae CENA114 genome encodes:
- a CDS encoding L-threonylcarbamoyladenylate synthase, with the translated sequence MQVSLDTLILGARAGKLVSFPTDTVPALAAIPEQGELIYAAKQRSRDKPLILMAATAEEIWSFTTGSDQEYEIWHGLAKKYWPGTLTLVLPASKRVPQEIISISDGDCDPHKDKLTPDRTIGIRVPNCRIAQTILAQTGPLVTTSANLSGQPPLQTMAEISAQFPDVLTLAATELKDEVHGDGVPSTVVKWTGNNWQVLRQGATKIEIFS